One Natronomonas gomsonensis genomic window, GGGCTCGTCGTGGCCGAAGATGGGCCGCCAATCGGGGCCGTCGGCGCCTCCCGCGGCGGCGCTCGCCCCGTTTCCGTCGTCGCTCCCGCTCGACTCCTCGGCGTCGTGGGACACACCGAGGAGTGACGCGTCTTCGCCTAAAGACGTGTCGAACGGGGCGGCCGTGGGTTTATCTCCCATCGGGAACCAACCTCGGACCGATGGCCCGCGAACGCTCGCTTCGACCCGCCTTCGACGTGAACTGGCGGCCGACGCTGCTCGGAGCCGCCACGCTGTTGGCCGTCCTCCTGCCGGGGTTGCTTCGGCTGGAAATCGGTCGGGAGGTGTATCTCGGCGGCCTGCTGGCGGGTCTCGTCGCCGGCGGGCTGACCGACCGCTACGGCAACGCGATGTCGAACGGGCTGTTGGCGGGCGCCCTCGGCGGCGCGGCGGCCTGTGTCGTGCTGTTCGCCTACGGGTCGTACGCCTCGTGGCGGCTCGGCTTCGGCTTCGATTCGGTGTTCGCCGCCCAGTACGGCTTCCGCGCGATTGCGCTGTTCGTCCTCGCGGTGCCGATTCACGCCGTCGAGGGGGCGCTTGCGGCGCTTCTCGCCAACGGCCTCCGGGTCCGACTGCTGGACCGCTTCGCCAGCGGCGGGTAGCGACGGTAGCGTCTCGGTGCCGGGCGGCTTATCCGTCCGACTCCCGAGATTCGGGTATGGAGTTCGACACCGAGGCGTGGCGCGAGGAGTTACAGTCCTACCGCGCCGAAAAGGACGAGCAGTTCGCCACTTCGCGGCAGTCGCCGCTCCCGCCCGAGGAGCGCGAGAACTTCGACGGCCTCGCGTACTTCGACCCCGACCCCGCCTACCGCGTCGAGGCGACCGTCGAGTTGGTCGACAGCGACGAGACGGTGGCGATGGAGACGACCGCCGAGGGCGAGCAACTGTACGAACGGGCCGCTCGCCTCCACTTCGAGGTGCCAGACGCCAGCGGCGATGTCGACGAACACACCCTCGTCGCCTACCAGCGCGTCGACCACGAGGGCAACTCGCTTTTCGTTCCGTTCCGCGACAAGACGACCGGTCAGCAGACCTACCCGGCCGGGCGGTACATGGAACTGCACGCGGAGGGCGAACTCGAAGACGGTGATACGGTTCCGCTGGATTTCAACCTCGCGTACAGCCCCTTCTGTGCCTACAGCGAGGCCTACGAGTGCCCGTTGCCGCCCGAGGAGAACTGGCTGGAAATCGCCATCGCCGCCGGCGAACGCTACGGGGGCTGAGAGGTTCCCCGAG contains:
- a CDS encoding DUF1684 domain-containing protein yields the protein MEFDTEAWREELQSYRAEKDEQFATSRQSPLPPEERENFDGLAYFDPDPAYRVEATVELVDSDETVAMETTAEGEQLYERAARLHFEVPDASGDVDEHTLVAYQRVDHEGNSLFVPFRDKTTGQQTYPAGRYMELHAEGELEDGDTVPLDFNLAYSPFCAYSEAYECPLPPEENWLEIAIAAGERYGG